The sequence GCTTGAGCCGCTTGAAAGTGAAAGAAAGAACAGCCGGTCCTGTCGCTAACGCTGACGGGACCCGTTCATCCGCAAACCCGACTGCCAGAAATAGGTCTCTTCGTTCAAGCGGTTCAAGCGGTTCAAGCGGTTCAAGCCGTCTTCACTTCCACTCGTCTGTCTGTGGTTGGGGGAGCTGGTAGGATTTCAGCGTTTCTATGTACCTGTAGAAGCCCTCGGGGTCCTCCTTTTCGAGCTTTTCGATCTCGGGGCGTATCTTGCTCAGAAGGTCCTCGTTCTCGGCGGCCTCGAGGGGATACTGCATGTAGGAGGAACGCCTGATGAGAGCATAGGCCTTTTGCTGTTCCGGCGTGAGGGCGAGGAACCTGTTAAGCTCGCTGAGCATGTAGTCCTTTTTTTCGTCAAGATAGCCATCCACCTGCATGAGCAGGTTGAGGCTGAAATCGGCACAGGAGAAGTAAGAGTGCATCTCATCGAGGTTTTCGACGAGAAGACGTATCTCTGCCACTATCTCCGCGTCGTTCATGACGACAAAGGTCCCGTCCTCAACGAGCTTGTGCATCGGTGACATGGGGTGCATGGCAAAGGTCCGAACCCTGATGAAGTCGGGCTTGATGTGGTTGAGAAGTCGCGCCGTCTCGACGGCGTTCTCGGAGCTCATCGTCCTGCCGCCCACGCCGGGCATTATGTATTCCGACAGCGATATCCCCGCTTCCACGACCTTCCTGCCGCCTTCGACGATGTCCTCGGGTGTGATACCTTTCCGTATCATCTTGAGGACCTTCTCCGAGCCGCTTTCCAGTCCCACGTGTATCCTCGTGAGGCCGGCCTTGCAGAGCTCGCGCAACTCTTCCACGGTCTTGCGTTTCAAGGTCGTTGCCCGGGCATAGGTCGTGATGCGTTCAAGACCGGGAAACTTTTCCTTCGTATATCTGATGATCTCGAGAATATCCGAGGTCTTGAGGACGAGGCTGTCGGCATCCTGGAGGAAGGCCGATCTGATCGTGTTCTTGTAGGAGGCGTACTCCTTCTCCATACTGTCGATGTCCTTCTTGACCTCGTCGACTGTACGGCGGGAGAATTTCACTCCCTTGTAGGCGGGACAGAAGATGCACTGATTCCAGGGGCAATTCCTCGTCACCCGTATCAGGAGACTCTGGGCTTCGCTGGGTGGTCTTATGACTCCTTGTTCATACATGTTCCTTTACTCCTTGCCCGGTTACACGGGATTCTGCGGAGAGCGGAATCCGACCGTGGCCATATAGATGACCGTCTCTTCCTCTCCATCAAGGTCGATGATGCGGTTCACGTCGTTATCGTAGAATGCTCCGACGGCGCACACTCCGAGCCCCAGAGCCTCACCGGCAAGATAAAGGTTCTGCGCGATATGGCCTGCGTCGAGATAGATGTAGCGGTAGACCCTCTGGCCGTATTTCCAGCTTCCCCGGGCGATGAGCGCCGACCAGATGAAGGTGACCTGGGCGGCGAGGATAAGGGTCTGCTGAAGGGCTGCCTCAGTGAGGGCCCTCGAGAAATCACCCTTCTTGAGGAATTCCAGATCGTAATCGCCGGGTCTGAAATGGTATATTCCCTCTTCGAGCCCGTCTACAGCGCGGACGCACAGGTAGGTCTCCACGGGGTAGAGGCCGCCCGCGGAGGGCGACGTCCGGAAAAAGGTGTCGCCGAACTGGGCCGTGAGACCCTGTGTCGCCCACAGCAGCGCTGAGAGGTCGTTGAGCTTGAGGGGCTTGCCGGCTGCGTATTCACGGCGCGACCTTCTCTTGAGGAGAAGTCTCCACAGGCCCGCCTCCCCGCCGGCTTTCGGCTCCGGCAGCGACACCCTGGCGATGGGACTCGGATACTCCTTGAAGGTGTCGGGGATCGCCCCGAGATTGAACATGTGGCCGGAAAGCGAAGCGGGCGTGTACTTGGTCTCATTCTGGAACCTGGTCCCTATGCCGGCCTTTTCCTTTCCTTTATCCTTCACTGTCCACCTTTCAAATACACCTTTAATATGCTTCATGCGGTGGGATAAGTCAATGATAGAAGGGGAAGGGGAGAAGGGGTCTTTGATAGGACCTATAAGACCCGATAAGACCTATAAGACGAATGGGACCGATAGGACGCGTGGGACCTATAGGACCTATTGGTCCTATCTGTCCTATAGGTCGGATATGTCCTATAGGTCCTATCCAGTCCTATAGGTCCTATCCACCCCCCTTGCCTTTCCGTTTGCCTTTTCCTGCCAAAAAGGATAGACTTATTTATACAATCACTGACAGTGGTTCTTGGGGACGGAGGCTAAAATGAACGATATTATGACCGTAGACGAGTTGTTGGCATCCAAGAATCTCACGCGCGAAGAGTGGGAGTTGCACAGGGAACTCATCGAGGACTGCAGAAAGAACGAGGTCAGGATCAACGAATGCTGTGCGGAGACCAGGGAGAACATCCAAAAGGTGGCGGGTATTCTCGATGCCATCTCCGTTAAGATGGTGGCTCTGAGCGTTGCTCTCGAAACCGTCATCGGTGAAGCCGAAGACGTTTCCCTGAGAATGCTCCCGGAGCACAAGTTCTACCGCGAGTAGGCGGGTATTTTCCCGGACCATGGGGCTTCTTCT is a genomic window of Syntrophorhabdus sp. containing:
- a CDS encoding radical SAM protein gives rise to the protein MYEQGVIRPPSEAQSLLIRVTRNCPWNQCIFCPAYKGVKFSRRTVDEVKKDIDSMEKEYASYKNTIRSAFLQDADSLVLKTSDILEIIRYTKEKFPGLERITTYARATTLKRKTVEELRELCKAGLTRIHVGLESGSEKVLKMIRKGITPEDIVEGGRKVVEAGISLSEYIMPGVGGRTMSSENAVETARLLNHIKPDFIRVRTFAMHPMSPMHKLVEDGTFVVMNDAEIVAEIRLLVENLDEMHSYFSCADFSLNLLMQVDGYLDEKKDYMLSELNRFLALTPEQQKAYALIRRSSYMQYPLEAAENEDLLSKIRPEIEKLEKEDPEGFYRYIETLKSYQLPQPQTDEWK
- a CDS encoding SagB/ThcOx family dehydrogenase — protein: MKDKGKEKAGIGTRFQNETKYTPASLSGHMFNLGAIPDTFKEYPSPIARVSLPEPKAGGEAGLWRLLLKRRSRREYAAGKPLKLNDLSALLWATQGLTAQFGDTFFRTSPSAGGLYPVETYLCVRAVDGLEEGIYHFRPGDYDLEFLKKGDFSRALTEAALQQTLILAAQVTFIWSALIARGSWKYGQRVYRYIYLDAGHIAQNLYLAGEALGLGVCAVGAFYDNDVNRIIDLDGEEETVIYMATVGFRSPQNPV